A genomic stretch from Sphingobacterium sp. ML3W includes:
- a CDS encoding aminotransferase class I/II-fold pyridoxal phosphate-dependent enzyme, translating to MEINEHIDFATASFKEFENIAGFDMMDTAKYFSSYINYMKENQHLNFRFITQGCGPTAIVNSPFLEKPTECISLVSNDYLNFSQHPKVKAAAIAGIEKYGTGAGASPLIGGHHEYHVALEEKICKFFNRPDGSSIVFTTGYTANSSTLLSLLKQEDCAIVDMEVHASVYEGLLNTNVKRFPHNSMIHLERALADAESKFRTKLVIIDGVYSQNGDLATMDEIYTLTRKYGAYLMVDDAHGIGVMGDKGRGTIEAYNLLDKVDIIAGTLSKAFGHIGGFIVSTPEIINYLRYQSRQQVFSSTSTPASFGLLKAIDLIDEEPYWRTRLSDNVAYFKEGLLSLGVDIGMSASPIIPIKIGDPIRTAQVSRMLLQKGVYANCIVYPGVAKKDARIRTSLMATHTKEHLDKVLNTLEDISKVVSLKKSR from the coding sequence ATGGAAATTAACGAACACATTGATTTTGCAACAGCAAGCTTCAAAGAATTTGAGAATATTGCTGGTTTTGATATGATGGATACTGCAAAGTATTTTAGTTCCTACATCAATTATATGAAAGAAAATCAGCATCTTAACTTTAGATTTATAACACAAGGCTGTGGGCCGACCGCTATAGTAAATTCACCATTTTTAGAGAAACCAACAGAGTGCATAAGTCTTGTGTCAAACGATTACCTTAATTTTTCCCAACATCCGAAAGTGAAAGCTGCAGCAATAGCTGGGATAGAAAAATATGGCACAGGGGCAGGAGCATCACCGTTAATAGGAGGGCATCATGAATACCATGTCGCATTGGAAGAGAAGATTTGTAAATTTTTCAATCGTCCGGACGGTTCGAGTATCGTTTTTACAACTGGATATACCGCAAATAGTTCTACTTTATTGAGCTTGTTGAAACAGGAGGACTGTGCTATTGTTGATATGGAAGTACATGCAAGTGTTTATGAGGGCTTATTGAATACAAATGTCAAGCGATTTCCACATAACAGTATGATTCATCTTGAACGTGCGTTGGCTGACGCGGAGAGTAAGTTCAGAACTAAGTTGGTGATCATCGACGGTGTATATTCCCAAAATGGTGATTTAGCCACGATGGATGAAATTTATACATTAACCAGAAAGTATGGTGCCTATTTAATGGTGGATGATGCGCATGGAATAGGTGTAATGGGGGATAAAGGTAGGGGAACCATTGAAGCCTATAATCTTTTGGATAAAGTAGATATTATTGCTGGTACTTTGAGTAAAGCGTTTGGTCATATAGGAGGTTTTATAGTTTCAACGCCAGAAATCATTAATTACCTTCGTTATCAATCCAGACAGCAGGTATTTTCCTCTACATCGACCCCCGCAAGTTTCGGTTTATTGAAAGCCATTGATTTAATTGACGAAGAGCCTTATTGGCGAACAAGACTCAGTGACAATGTGGCTTATTTTAAAGAAGGGCTGTTGTCTCTTGGTGTAGATATTGGTATGTCGGCATCTCCAATTATTCCAATAAAGATCGGTGATCCAATTAGAACTGCTCAGGTATCGCGCATGTTATTACAAAAAGGTGTTTATGCAAATTGTATTGTCTATCCTGGCGTGGCAAAAAAAGATGCCCGTATCCGCACAAGTCTGATGGCTACTCATACAAAGGAGCATTTGGACAAGGTATTAAATACACTGGAGGACATCAGTAAGGTTGTAAGCCTAAAAAAATCAAGATAA